Proteins encoded within one genomic window of Flavobacterium sp. NG2:
- the secE gene encoding preprotein translocase subunit SecE, translated as MAKIGTYISEAFEELKSNVTWPEWAEVQRLTVIVAVFSVLFALATWGVDEVFAKALAGFFNWIKA; from the coding sequence ATGGCAAAAATTGGTACTTACATTTCAGAGGCATTTGAAGAATTAAAATCAAATGTAACTTGGCCAGAGTGGGCTGAGGTGCAGCGACTAACTGTTATTGTTGCTGTTTTTTCAGTGTTATTTGCTTTGGCAACTTGGGGAGTAGATGAGGTTTTTGCAAAAGCATTAGCAGGATTTTTTAACTGGATTAAAGCTTAA
- the rpsU gene encoding 30S ribosomal protein S21, with translation MLIIPIKDGENIDRALKRYKRKFDKTGTVRQLRARTAFIKPSVKNRMKFQKAAYIQNMKDSLES, from the coding sequence ATGTTAATTATACCAATTAAAGACGGAGAAAATATCGATAGAGCATTAAAGCGCTATAAAAGAAAATTTGATAAAACAGGAACTGTTCGTCAATTAAGAGCACGTACTGCTTTTATTAAGCCGTCTGTTAAAAACAGAATGAAATTCCAGAAAGCTGCTTACATTCAAAACATGAAAGATAGTTTAGAGAGTTAG
- a CDS encoding tyrosine-type recombinase/integrase: MATIIDFFKDYLLKEKNYSVHTVAAYESDLLSFQSFNMSNFEQESIVFVNYSQIRTWIVFLVDEGLSSSSVNRKMASLKAFYRFLLKTKQITVNPMLKHKSLKASKVLQIPFSEKEVVSVLDRIENVDGFELVRNKMIIDLLYATGMRRAELINLKVADVDFSNNTIKVLGKRSKERIVPMLSVVKEGLLSYSQQRADLAEIFDDEFLFLTKKGVKLSNSFVYRLINSYFSTASEKVKKSPHVLRHTFATHLLNNGADLNSVKELLGHSSLASTQVYTHSSLSELKKVYEKSHPRNKK, encoded by the coding sequence ATGGCTACTATTATCGATTTTTTTAAGGATTATTTATTGAAAGAAAAGAATTATTCTGTTCATACGGTTGCCGCTTATGAAAGTGATTTGTTGAGTTTTCAGTCTTTTAATATGAGTAATTTTGAGCAGGAATCAATTGTTTTTGTGAATTATAGCCAGATTCGAACTTGGATTGTATTTCTTGTAGATGAAGGTTTGTCTTCTTCTTCGGTTAATAGAAAAATGGCTTCGTTAAAAGCGTTTTATAGGTTTTTGTTGAAAACAAAACAGATAACTGTGAATCCTATGCTGAAGCATAAGTCGTTAAAAGCTTCAAAAGTATTGCAAATTCCATTTTCAGAGAAAGAAGTTGTTTCTGTTTTGGATCGGATTGAAAATGTTGATGGATTTGAATTAGTGCGAAATAAAATGATAATTGATTTATTGTATGCTACGGGAATGCGACGAGCAGAATTGATTAATTTAAAAGTTGCCGATGTTGATTTTTCTAATAACACAATCAAAGTGCTTGGTAAGCGGAGTAAGGAAAGAATTGTTCCGATGCTTTCAGTTGTAAAAGAAGGTTTGCTGAGTTATAGTCAGCAGAGGGCTGATTTGGCTGAGATTTTTGATGATGAATTTTTGTTTCTCACAAAAAAAGGGGTAAAGTTGAGTAATTCGTTTGTTTATCGACTAATAAATTCATACTTTAGTACGGCTTCAGAAAAAGTAAAAAAAAGTCCGCATGTGTTGCGACATACATTTGCGACTCATTTACTAAATAATGGAGCAGATTTGAATTCAGTGAAAGAGTTGTTAGGTCATTCCAGTTTGGCGTCAACACAAGTGTATACGCATAGTAGTTTGTCGGAACTTAAAAAAGTTTACGAAAAAAGTCATCCTAGGAATAAAAAATAA
- the rplK gene encoding 50S ribosomal protein L11, translated as MAKEISKVVKLQVKGGAANPSPPVGPALGAAGVNIMEFCKQFNARTQDKPGKICPVQITVYKDKSFDFVVKTPPAAVQLLEAAKLKSGSGEPNRKKVASVTWEQIRAIAEDKMPDLNAFTMESAMSMVAGTARSMGITVSGDAPF; from the coding sequence ATGGCTAAAGAAATTAGTAAGGTAGTTAAACTACAAGTTAAGGGAGGTGCTGCGAATCCGTCGCCACCGGTTGGACCTGCTTTAGGAGCTGCTGGGGTAAACATCATGGAGTTCTGTAAGCAGTTCAATGCTAGAACACAAGATAAACCTGGCAAAATATGCCCAGTACAAATTACTGTGTATAAAGACAAATCATTTGATTTTGTTGTTAAGACTCCTCCTGCAGCAGTTCAGTTATTGGAAGCTGCAAAGCTAAAATCTGGTTCAGGTGAGCCTAATCGTAAAAAAGTAGCTAGTGTTACTTGGGAACAAATTAGAGCTATTGCTGAAGACAAGATGCCAGACTTAAATGCATTCACAATGGAGTCTGCAATGAGTATGGTTGCTGGAACAGCTAGATCTATGGGTATAACTGTATCAGGAGACGCTCCTTTTTAA
- the tuf gene encoding elongation factor Tu, which yields MAKETFNRSKPHLNIGTIGHVDHGKTTLTAAITKVLSDAGYCQAKSFDQIDNAPEEKERGITINTSHVEYETANRHYAHVDCPGHADYVKNMVTGAAQMDGAILVVAATDGPMPQTREHILLGRQVGIPRIVVFMNKVDMVDDAELLELVEMEIRDLLSFYEYDGDNCPVIQGSALGGLNNDAAWVPKILELMEAVDAWIEEPVRDTDKPFLMPVEDVFTITGRGTVATGRIETGVANTGDPVEIIGMGADKLTSTITGVEMFRKILDRGEAGDNVGLLLRGVAKEDIKRGMVIIKPGSVKPHKTFKAEVYILKKEEGGRHTPFHNNYRPQFYVRTTDVTGVISLPAGVEMVMPGDNLTINVELLSPIAMNVGLRFAIREGGRTVGAGQVTEIVD from the coding sequence ATGGCAAAAGAAACCTTTAATCGTTCGAAACCGCACTTAAATATAGGTACTATCGGACACGTAGATCACGGAAAAACTACATTAACTGCTGCAATAACTAAAGTGTTATCTGATGCTGGTTACTGTCAAGCGAAATCTTTTGATCAAATTGATAATGCTCCTGAAGAAAAAGAAAGAGGTATTACAATTAATACATCTCACGTAGAGTATGAAACAGCTAATCGTCACTACGCTCACGTTGACTGTCCAGGTCACGCGGATTACGTAAAGAACATGGTTACTGGTGCTGCTCAAATGGATGGAGCTATTCTTGTAGTAGCTGCAACTGATGGACCAATGCCACAAACTCGTGAGCACATCCTTTTAGGACGTCAAGTAGGTATTCCACGTATCGTTGTTTTCATGAACAAAGTGGATATGGTTGATGACGCTGAGTTATTGGAATTAGTTGAAATGGAAATTAGAGACTTATTGTCTTTCTATGAGTATGATGGAGATAACTGTCCAGTTATTCAAGGATCTGCTTTAGGTGGATTGAATAATGATGCTGCATGGGTTCCTAAAATTCTTGAATTGATGGAAGCTGTTGATGCTTGGATCGAAGAGCCAGTACGTGATACTGATAAGCCTTTCTTGATGCCAGTTGAGGATGTATTTACAATTACAGGTCGTGGAACTGTTGCTACAGGTCGTATCGAAACTGGAGTTGCTAACACTGGAGATCCAGTTGAGATCATTGGTATGGGAGCTGATAAATTAACTTCTACTATTACTGGAGTTGAGATGTTCCGTAAAATCCTTGATAGAGGTGAGGCTGGAGATAACGTTGGTTTGTTATTGAGAGGTGTTGCTAAAGAAGATATCAAAAGAGGAATGGTTATCATTAAGCCAGGATCTGTTAAACCACACAAAACTTTCAAAGCTGAGGTTTATATCTTGAAAAAAGAAGAAGGTGGACGTCACACTCCATTCCATAATAACTACCGTCCACAGTTCTACGTACGTACAACTGACGTAACAGGAGTTATTTCTTTACCAGCTGGAGTAGAGATGGTAATGCCAGGTGATAACTTAACTATCAATGTTGAGTTGTTAAGCCCAATTGCAATGAACGTAGGTTTACGTTTCGCTATCCGTGAAGGTGGTAGAACAGTTGGTGCTGGTCAGGTAACTGAAATCGTAGATTAA
- the hpf gene encoding ribosome hibernation-promoting factor, HPF/YfiA family encodes MKVSIHAVNFNVDGKLVGFVQERMDKLEKYYDKVVSSDVYLKVEKTSDKENKIVEVKINVPGDGFVVKKQCKTFEEALELSAESLERLLVKRKEKIRAYA; translated from the coding sequence ATGAAGGTAAGTATTCACGCAGTCAATTTTAATGTTGACGGGAAATTAGTTGGTTTTGTTCAAGAAAGAATGGATAAGTTGGAGAAGTATTATGATAAAGTGGTGTCTTCTGATGTTTATTTGAAAGTTGAGAAAACTAGTGATAAGGAGAATAAAATTGTTGAGGTAAAGATAAATGTGCCTGGAGATGGGTTTGTTGTGAAAAAACAGTGTAAGACTTTTGAAGAAGCTTTGGAGCTTTCGGCAGAATCTTTAGAGCGTTTGTTGGTAAAAAGGAAAGAAAAAATACGTGCATACGCTTAA
- the nusG gene encoding transcription termination/antitermination protein NusG, translated as MAENNLKKWYVVRAVSGQENKVKAYIETEISRLGMEDYVSQVLVPTEKVVTVKEGKKLVKEKVYFPGYVMIEANLVGEVPHIIKSITSVIGFLGETKGGEPVPLRISEVNRMLGKVDELAVNTDNHAIPFNLGETIKVIDGPFNGFNGTVEKINDEKRKLEVMVKIFGRKTPLELSFMQVEKV; from the coding sequence ATGGCAGAGAATAATTTAAAGAAATGGTATGTCGTTAGAGCTGTAAGTGGTCAAGAAAATAAAGTGAAAGCTTATATTGAAACTGAAATCTCTAGACTTGGAATGGAAGATTATGTTTCTCAAGTTCTTGTTCCTACTGAGAAAGTAGTAACAGTAAAAGAAGGTAAGAAGCTAGTTAAAGAAAAAGTTTATTTTCCAGGTTATGTAATGATTGAGGCAAATTTAGTTGGTGAAGTTCCTCATATCATTAAATCAATTACTTCAGTGATTGGTTTTTTAGGTGAAACCAAAGGAGGTGAGCCAGTGCCATTAAGAATTTCTGAAGTAAACAGAATGTTAGGTAAAGTCGATGAATTAGCAGTGAATACTGATAATCATGCAATACCATTTAATTTAGGAGAGACTATTAAAGTAATTGATGGTCCTTTTAATGGATTCAACGGTACAGTTGAAAAAATTAATGATGAAAAGCGTAAACTTGAAGTAATGGTTAAGATTTTCGGAAGAAAGACACCTTTAGAGTTGAGTTTTATGCAAGTTGAAAAAGTATAA
- the rplA gene encoding 50S ribosomal protein L1, with translation MAKLTKKQKEAASKIEKNKLYSLKDASALIKVIASAKFDESVDIAVRLGVDPRKANQMVRGVVTLPHGTGKDVKVLALVTPDKEAEAKEAGADFVGLDEYLQKIKDGWTDVDVIITMPAVMGKLGPLGRILGPRGLMPNPKTGTVTMDVAKAVAEVKAGKIDFKVDKTGIVHAGIGKVSFGAEQIYDNAHEIIQTLIKLKPTAAKGTYIKGIHLTSTMSPAIALDPKAV, from the coding sequence ATGGCAAAATTGACAAAAAAGCAAAAAGAGGCTGCTTCAAAAATTGAAAAGAACAAATTATATTCTTTAAAAGATGCTTCAGCATTAATTAAAGTTATTGCTTCTGCAAAATTTGATGAGTCTGTTGATATCGCGGTAAGATTGGGTGTAGATCCAAGAAAAGCGAATCAAATGGTTAGAGGGGTTGTAACATTACCTCATGGAACTGGTAAAGATGTAAAAGTATTAGCATTAGTTACTCCAGATAAAGAAGCAGAAGCTAAAGAAGCTGGTGCTGATTTCGTTGGATTAGATGAGTACTTACAAAAAATTAAAGATGGTTGGACAGATGTTGATGTAATCATCACTATGCCAGCTGTTATGGGTAAATTAGGTCCATTAGGTCGTATTTTAGGACCTAGAGGTTTAATGCCTAACCCTAAAACAGGTACAGTAACTATGGATGTTGCTAAAGCTGTTGCAGAGGTTAAAGCTGGTAAAATTGACTTTAAAGTTGATAAAACTGGTATCGTACATGCAGGAATTGGTAAGGTTTCTTTTGGAGCTGAGCAAATTTATGACAATGCACACGAAATTATTCAAACATTAATCAAACTTAAACCAACTGCTGCTAAAGGTACCTATATTAAAGGTATTCACCTTACAAGCACTATGAGTCCTGCGATTGCATTGGATCCGAAGGCAGTATAA
- a CDS encoding winged helix-turn-helix domain-containing protein, translated as MKIKSKIWIETDEGILISEGRVKLLKLIAETGSLNKAAKAMDLSYQKAWKLIDASNKAAKHPLIETQVGGNKGGGTVLTPYGQSLINAFESINSNCWTFLDTEFTKYEL; from the coding sequence TTGAAAATAAAAAGTAAAATTTGGATTGAAACAGATGAAGGCATCCTCATTAGTGAAGGTCGTGTCAAATTATTGAAGTTAATTGCAGAAACAGGGTCTTTAAACAAAGCCGCCAAAGCAATGGATTTATCTTATCAAAAAGCTTGGAAATTAATCGACGCCTCCAACAAAGCTGCAAAACACCCTTTAATCGAAACCCAAGTAGGAGGAAACAAAGGCGGAGGTACAGTATTAACGCCTTATGGACAATCTTTGATTAACGCTTTTGAATCAATCAATTCAAATTGCTGGACTTTTTTAGATACTGAATTCACAAAATATGAATTATAA